The segment GCTTCAACCCTGAGGTTCTGGTTCCTCTGGTCCTGCCCCTGCTTGAAAAAATCCCCTGGAGGACGGCAACGTTTACGACGGCGACGTGCTCAGCAGCGTGGTGCACCTGACGGAAGGGTTCTGGGAGGATTCTCCCGACCTCCTCGCGTGGGTTCAGGCGGTGGCCGGGCGCGCCCTGACCCGGTCCGGGTTGCCGGCATCGGTCCTCCAGGATATTCACGCCTTCCAGGCAAGAACAGGCCCGCTGTCCCCCTGACGTGCTGAAATAACGCCCATGACTGAGCCGCTGCTGCCTGCCCGATACCGCGTGTTCGCGCCGCCTGGAGATCAGGGCGGCAAACTGGTCTCGGTACAACCCGCCGCTGGAGAGGAGGCGTCTACGCAGGCCGCTGCCACGGGCACGCCACTGACGGCCTTCGTGGAAGCCGTGGAATCCAGTCTGGTCACACTGCGCCTGTTCACACCCACCCGTGAAAAAGGGGCGTCGGACTCGGGCGCTATTGCCGCCCTCGCCGCGTTGCAGAGCCGGGTTCCCGATGCGCTGGACGTGCAGATGGCCGGAGAAACGCAGGCCGCGCAACTGTGCGGCGGAGAGTGGCTCCTGATGCAGGGTGACGTACGCGTGCAACCTGCCGAAGCAGACCTCAGCGGACTGGGACTCGGCCTATGTCCGGTGTGGGTCACCTCCGCCGGCCGGCCGAATCTGGCAGTGCAACTCCCGGATCTGGATACACTGACCAGCTTCGTCCCCGGCGAGCGGCCCATCGCCGAGCTGAACCGGGCCACCGGAACGTCCGGTCTGCTGCTCTTCACGACGGGCGGCGCGGCCCATGTCGGCATGGCCCGGGCCGACGTGAGCTTCCGGGCCTTCGGGCCACTGAAAGGGTTTCTGGAAGACGCCGCCAGCAGCAACATGTTCGCCTGCCTGACCGGAGTCCTGAGCGTGGCCGGGCTTCTGCCGGACAACGCCGACGTGATTCGCGGCGCCCAGCTGATGCCCGGATCTCCCGCCCGGCTGACCGCCCAGTTCACCCCGGCCCCCGACGGAGCGCGCGGCGTCTGGGTCGGTGGGAGCGCCGCGCCGGTCAGTCCTTGAGGGCGGTCAGCCGGGCGGGGCTGGCCGGGCTGCGAAGCGACGCCTCGCTCTCGGCAGTGCTGGCCGGCGTGGTGGCGCTGATCGTCAGTGTGGCCAGCAGCATCGGCCTGCTGGTCTCGGCGGCTCAGGACTTTGCCCTTGATGCCACGCAGACCGCGAGCTGGCTGACCTCCAGTTACCTGGCGATCGGGCTGGGGACCCTGGCCCTCTCGTGGCGGTTCCGTGCCCCGGTGCTGCTGGCCTGGACCACCCCGGGGCTGGCTGTCATTGCCGCCGTCGCCGCCAGTGGTCAGGCGACCTTTCCCGAGGTGCTGGGCGCCAGCGTTCTCAGTGCACTGGTCATGATCGGTCTGGGCGTGACCGGGGCCTTTCAGGCCGTCACGTCACGTATTCCACCGGCGCTGGCCGGTGCCCTGCTGGCGGGCGTCCTGCTGCCTTTTATCCTGAAGACCTTTCAGGCCCTGCCGGCTGCCCCGGTGCCGGTCGCGGGGATGATTGCCGTGTTTCTCGCCGGGCGGCTGTTCTTTCCCCGCTGGGCCGTGCCGGCGGTGCTGGTTACCGGCGCCCTGCTTTCCGTCGTAACCGGACAGGTCGGCAGCCTCTCAGGAGGTGGCCCCGGCGCACTGCTGCTTCAGAAGCCGAGTTTTGAGCCCGGAACGATGCTGGCCCTGGCGGCGCCCCTCACGATCCTGACCCTGGCCTCACAGCAGTTGCCCGGAGTGGCCGTGCTGCGTGAGTGCGGATACGGCCGGGTACCAGTCTCGCCACTCATCACCTGGACCGGGGTGGCCAGTCTCATTTCGGCACCGTTCGGGGCCCATACCACGAACCTCGCAGCCATCACGGCGGCCATCGCTGCCGGTCATGAATCCCACCCGGACCCGGCGCGGCGCTGGGTGGCCTGCATCAGTGCGGGTGTCCTGTACGTGCTGCTGGCACTGGGAGCCGGCTGGGTGCTGGGCGCGGTGGGCGCCATTCCCGGACCGGTTATCGCGGCGCTGGCTGGCCTCTCGCTGGTGGGGACAGCCCTGAGCAGCCTCAGCACGGCCCTGCATGACGAGTCCTGGCGCGAGGCGGCCTTTGTGACGCTGGTGGTCACCGCCAGCGGCGTCACATTTCTCGGCATAGGCAGCGCGGTATGGGGCCTGCTGGCCGGTGGAGCACTGGCCTGGACTGGCCGCCGGCTTCTCCGCTAGGACATAGCGGGCATTTCCTTTGCTCTGGTCTATCCGCTTTGCAACGCGGCTTCCTGCGCTTGCCAGTGCCCCTGCGTAGACTGGCAGGCATGGAGTTTCTTCTCGACCTTCACCCCGATGCCTATCCTCTGGAGGGCTTCCGG is part of the Deinococcus malanensis genome and harbors:
- a CDS encoding benzoate/H(+) symporter BenE family transporter is translated as MRAVSRAGLAGLRSDASLSAVLAGVVALIVSVASSIGLLVSAAQDFALDATQTASWLTSSYLAIGLGTLALSWRFRAPVLLAWTTPGLAVIAAVAASGQATFPEVLGASVLSALVMIGLGVTGAFQAVTSRIPPALAGALLAGVLLPFILKTFQALPAAPVPVAGMIAVFLAGRLFFPRWAVPAVLVTGALLSVVTGQVGSLSGGGPGALLLQKPSFEPGTMLALAAPLTILTLASQQLPGVAVLRECGYGRVPVSPLITWTGVASLISAPFGAHTTNLAAITAAIAAGHESHPDPARRWVACISAGVLYVLLALGAGWVLGAVGAIPGPVIAALAGLSLVGTALSSLSTALHDESWREAAFVTLVVTASGVTFLGIGSAVWGLLAGGALAWTGRRLLR
- a CDS encoding PhzF family phenazine biosynthesis protein, with the protein product MTEPLLPARYRVFAPPGDQGGKLVSVQPAAGEEASTQAAATGTPLTAFVEAVESSLVTLRLFTPTREKGASDSGAIAALAALQSRVPDALDVQMAGETQAAQLCGGEWLLMQGDVRVQPAEADLSGLGLGLCPVWVTSAGRPNLAVQLPDLDTLTSFVPGERPIAELNRATGTSGLLLFTTGGAAHVGMARADVSFRAFGPLKGFLEDAASSNMFACLTGVLSVAGLLPDNADVIRGAQLMPGSPARLTAQFTPAPDGARGVWVGGSAAPVSP